The following coding sequences lie in one Arabidopsis thaliana chromosome 3, partial sequence genomic window:
- the ROC2 gene encoding rotamase cyclophilin 2 (rotamase cyclophilin 2 (ROC2); FUNCTIONS IN: peptidyl-prolyl cis-trans isomerase activity, cyclosporin A binding; INVOLVED IN: protein folding, response to cadmium ion, signal transduction; LOCATED IN: cytosol; EXPRESSED IN: 24 plant structures; EXPRESSED DURING: 13 growth stages; CONTAINS InterPro DOMAIN/s: Cyclophilin-like (InterPro:IPR015891), Peptidyl-prolyl cis-trans isomerase, cyclophilin-type (InterPro:IPR002130), Peptidyl-prolyl cis-trans isomerase, cyclophilin-type, conserved site (InterPro:IPR020892); BEST Arabidopsis thaliana protein match is: rotamase CYP 3 (TAIR:AT2G16600.1); Has 16518 Blast hits to 16486 proteins in 2631 species: Archae - 108; Bacteria - 6748; Metazoa - 2914; Fungi - 1377; Plants - 1262; Viruses - 4; Other Eukaryotes - 4105 (source: NCBI BLink).), producing MANPKVFFDILIGKMKAGRVVMELFADVTPRTANNFRALCTGENGIGKAGKALHYKGSAFHRIIPGFMCQGGDFTRGNGTGGESIYGSKFEDENFKLKHTGPGILSMANSGPNTNGSQFFICTEKTSWLDGKHVVFGKVVDGYNVVKAMEDVGSDMGNPSERVVIEDCGELKNPSS from the coding sequence ATGGCGAATCCTAAAGTCTTCTTCGACATCTTGATTGGTAAGATGAAGGCAGGGCGTGTTGTAATGGAGTTATTTGCAGATGTGACTCCGAGAACAGCTAATAATTTCCGTGCTTTGTGCACTGGGGAGAATGGTATTGGGAAAGCAGGGAAGGCTTTACACTACAAAGGCTCAGCCTTTCACCGTATAATCCCAGGGTTCATGTGTCAAGGTGGAGATTTCACTCGTGGGAATGGAACTGGAGGAGAATCTATTTACGGGTCTAAATTTGAAGATGAGAACTTCAAGTTGAAGCACACTGGTCCAGGGATTTTGTCTATGGCTAACTCTGGTCCCAACACTAATGGTTCTCAGTTCTTCATCTGCACAGAGAAGACTTCGTGGCTTGATGGGAAACATGTTGTTTTCGGGAAAGTTGTTGATGGATACAATGTGGTCAAGGCAATGGAGGATGTTGGCTCTGACATGGGAAATCCTTCTGAACGAGTTGTGATTGAAGATTGTGGTGAGCTCAAGAACCCAAGTTCATAA
- a CDS encoding S-adenosyl-L-methionine-dependent methyltransferases superfamily protein: MIKNIFQSRKLSGLCVLSILLVSVTILLLTNDTIDLFPYLSLPYLPRSSLSVIPTSTPISSPTNDSSPPLESPVNQTRVDDHPDDQGLELDWLKDDKQWNVSLKIDWKRCESPDYIPCLDNTKAIKKLKSKRNMEHRERHCPERSPKCLVPLPQHYKVPLPWPQSRDMIWYDNVPHPKLVEYKKDQNWVRKSGPFFVFPGGGTQFKDGVIHYINFIQKTLPILDWGKKVRVVLDVGCGVASFGGTLLDKNVITMSFAPKDEHEAQIQFALERGIPATLAVIGTQKLPFPDNAYDVIHCARCRVHWHGYGGRPLLELNRVLRPGGFFVWSATPVYQHDEGHRNVWKTMESLTTSMCWKVVARTRFTKVGFVIYQKPDSDSCYESRKNKDPPLCIEEETKKNSSWYTPLLTCLPKLPVSPIGKWPSGWPERLTETPVSLFREQRSEESFREDSKLWSGVMSNIYLYSLAINWTRIHNVMDMNAGYGGFAAALINKPLWVMNVIPVEGEDTLSTIFDRGLIGIYHDWCESFNTYPRSYDLLHSSFLFTNLSQR, from the exons ATGATCAAGAACATCTTCCAAAGTCGGAAACTCTCAGGTCTCTGTGTTCTCTCAATCTTGCTCGTATCAGTCACAATCCTCCTCTTGACCAATGATACCATCGATCTCTTCCCTTACTTGTCTCTCCCTTATCTCCCTCGATCTTCTCTCTCCGTCATCCCTACCTCCACGCCAATCTCGAGTCCCACCAACGACTCATCACCTCCTCTGGAATCACCGGTTAATCAAACCCGAGTCGATGATCATCCTGATGATCAAGGTTTGGAATTGGATTGGCTTAAAGATGACAAACAATGGAACGTGAGTTTGAAGATAGATTGGAAGAGATGTGAGAGTCCAGATTACATACCGTGTTTGGATAACACAAAAGCTATCAAGAAACTTAAGTCGAAGAGAAACATGGAGCACAGAGAGAGACATTGTCCTGAGCGTTCACCAAAATGTTTGGTTCCTTTGCCACAACATTACAAAGTTCCTCTTCCTTGGCCTCAGAGTAGAGACATG ATTTGGTATGATAATGTTCCTCATCCGAAACTTGTAGAATACAAGAAAGATCAGAATTGGGTTCGTAAATCTGGACCTTTCTTTGTCTTCCCTGGAGGTGGAACTCAATTCAAAGACGGTGTTATTCACTACATCAACTTCAtacaaaag aCGTTACCTATTCTTGATTGGGGGAAGAAAGTAAGAGTGGTTCTAGATGTTGGTTGTGGTGTGGCTAGCTTTGGTGGGACTTTACTTGATAAGAACGTTATCACAATGTCATTTGCTCCTAAAGACGAACACGAAGCTCAGATTCAGTTCGCACTGGAACGAGGGATTCCCGCTACACTCGCTGTTATTGGAACTCAAAAGCTTCCTTTTCCTGATAATGCTTACGACGTAATCCATTGCGCTAGATGCAGAGTCCATTGGCATGGATACG GTGGTAGACCACTTTTGGAACTTAACCGGGTTCTAAGGCCTGGagggttttttgtttggtcagCTACACCAGTTTATCAACACGACGAAGGGCACCGTAATGTTTGGAAAA CAATGGAGTCTTTGACTACATCAATGTGTTGGAAAGTTGTGGCTAGAACTCGATTCACTAAAGTTGGATTCGTGATTTACCAGAAACCAGACTCAGATTCTTGTTATGAATCTCGTAAAAACAAAGATCCGCCTCTCTGCATTGAAGAAGAGACCAAGAAGAACAGTTCATG GTACACTCCTCTGCTTACTTGTCTACCGAAACTACCGGTCAGTCCAATAGGGAAATGGCCTTCCGGTTGGCCTGAGAGGTTAACGGAGACACCGGTTAGCCTCTTTAGAGAGCAGAGGAGTGAAGAGAGTTTCAGAGAAGACAGCAAACTCTGGTCTGGAGTCATGTCTAATATCTACCTATATAGTTTAGCTATAAACTGGACTAGGATTCACAATGTTATGGACATGAACGCTGGTTATGGAGG ATTTGCGGCTGCTCTTATAAACAAACCTCTGTGGGTGATGAATGTGATTCCTGTAGAAGGTGAAGACACGTTATCGACGATTTTTGATAGAGGTTTGATAGGGATATACCATGATTGGTGTGAGTCGTTCAATACATACCCAAGATCATATGATCTCTTGCACTCTAGTTTCCTTTTTACCAATCTTTCTCAAAGGtaa
- a CDS encoding Glucose-methanol-choline (GMC) oxidoreductase family protein (Glucose-methanol-choline (GMC) oxidoreductase family protein; FUNCTIONS IN: aldehyde-lyase activity, oxidoreductase activity, acting on CH-OH group of donors, FAD binding; INVOLVED IN: alcohol metabolic process; LOCATED IN: endomembrane system; EXPRESSED IN: 19 plant structures; EXPRESSED DURING: 10 growth stages; CONTAINS InterPro DOMAIN/s: Glucose-methanol-choline oxidoreductase, N-terminal (InterPro:IPR000172), Glucose-methanol-choline oxidoreductase (InterPro:IPR012132), Glucose-methanol-choline oxidoreductase, C-terminal (InterPro:IPR007867); BEST Arabidopsis thaliana protein match is: Glucose-methanol-choline (GMC) oxidoreductase family protein (TAIR:AT5G51950.1); Has 10629 Blast hits to 10467 proteins in 1108 species: Archae - 4; Bacteria - 3922; Metazoa - 819; Fungi - 1505; Plants - 305; Viruses - 15; Other Eukaryotes - 4059 (source: NCBI BLink).), with the protein MNFHIFRFFQFILVAVFIFHDSCYSDEAGNYRFMKDATLAPKLSHFDYIIIGGGTAGCALAATLSQNATVLVLERGGSPYDDPAATDIGNFANTLLNITPNSWSQLFISEDGVFNSRARVLGGGTVINAGFYSRAEEDFVAEAGWERDEVEAAYEWVEKKVVFEPPVNKWQSAFRDGLLEAGVTPYNGFTYEHIVGTKFGGTIFDRDGHRHTAANLLEYANPNMIVVYLHASVHKILFTIKGNQRPKAYGVIFLDANGVSYKAELATQDSTMSEVILSAGAIASPQLLMLSGVGPAAHLAAYRVNPVIVDQPMVGQGMGDNPMNPVFIPSPEPVEVSLVQAVGITKFGSYIEGGSALSLSISLTRSFFDGVLNLLKKTKLPTQSISKFFKSLDLTLNVTTKAGVIIQKVNGPLSRGHLELRNTNPDDNPSVTFNYFKDPEDLNKCVEGLSTIIKVIDSKGYSKYKYPLASARGLLNLILALPTNLRPRHITSTFDLEQYCIDTVMTIYHYHGGCQVGKVVDNNYKVLGVDALRIIDGSTFLKSPGTNPQATIMMLGRYMGQKILRERMAFRGKEEET; encoded by the exons AtgaattttcatatctttcgattttttcaatttatccTCGTCGCAGTTTTCATCTTCCACGACTCGTGTTATTCCGATGAAG CTGGAAACTATAGATTTATGAAAGATGCAACATTAGCACCAAAGTTATCTCACTTCGACTACATAATCATCGGAGGAGGAACCGCTGGATGTGCATTAGCCGCAACGCTCTCTCAAAACGCAACCGTTCTAGTCCTCGAACGCGGAGGTTCCCCTTACGACGATCCAGCGGCAACAGACATCGGAAACTTCGCAAACACACTCTTGAACATAACTCCAAACTCATGGTCGCAGCTTTTCATCTCCGAAGACGGCGTTTTCAACTCACGCGCTCGTGTACTCGGTGGAGGCACAGTCATAAACGCAGGATTCTACTCACGTGCGGAAGAAGATTTCGTGGCGGAAGCAGGATGGGAGAGAGACGAGGTCGAAGCGGCTTACGAGTGGGTCGAGAAGAAAGTGGTTTTTGAACCACCGGTTAACAAATGGCAATCAGCGTTTCGAGATGGGCTTTTGGAAGCTGGTGTGACTCCATACAATGGTTTCACGTACGAACATATCGTTGGGACTAAATTTGGTGGTACGATATTTGACCGGGATGGTCATAGACACACGGCGGCGAATTTGTTGGAGTATGCTAATCCGAACATGATAGTTGTCTACTTGCATGCTTCTGTCCATAAGATCCTCTTCACTATTAAAG GTAACCAGAGGCCCAAAGCATATGGGGTGATATTTCTGGACGCAAATGGAGTGTCCTACAAGGCAGAATTGGCAACGCAAGACTCGACAATGAGTGAGGTGATCTTATCAGCAGGTGCCATCGCGAGCCCTCAACTATTGATGCTAAGTGGTGTGGGCCCTGCGGCTCATCTTGCAGCCTATAGAGTGAACCCGGTCATCGTAGATCAACCCATGGTGGGCCAAGGGATGGGTGATAACCCGATGAATCCGGTTTTTATCCCTTCTCCTGAACCCGTAGAAGTGTCTCTTGTACAAGCCGTAGGAATCACCAAGTTTGGTAGTTACATTGAAGGTGGAAGTGCCTTAAGTCTCTCTATTAGTTTGACCCGTAGCTTCTTCGatggtgttttgaatcttcttaaaaag ACAAAACTTCCTACCCAATCCATCTCAAAgtttttcaaatctttggaTCTTACCTTGAACGTGACTACAAAAGCGGGTGTGATCATCCAAAAAGTGAATGGACCGCTCTCGAGAGGTCACTTGGAGTTGCGGAATACGAATCCAGATGATAACCCTTCAGTGACATTCAACTACTTTAAGGATCCAGAGGATTTGAACAAGTGTGTTGAAGGACTTAGTACCATTATTAAAGTGATAGATTCGAAGGGATACTCCAAGTACAAGTACCCTTTAGCGAGTGCACGTGGACTACTAAATCTCATTCTTGCTCTTCCCACTAATTTAAGGCCAAGACACATAACTTCAACGTTTGATTTGGAGCAGTATTGTATCGATACCGTGATGACTATTTATCATTACCATGGAGGTTGTCAAGTTGGAAAAGTGGTCGACAACAATTACAAAGTATTAGGGGTTGATGCTTTGAGGATCATCGATGGATCCACGTTTCTCAAGTCTCCGGGGACTAATCCACAGGCCACAATCATGATGCTCGGAAG ATATATGGGGCAGAAGATTCTTCGAGAGAGGATGGCTTTCCGaggaaaagaggaagaaacatgA
- a CDS encoding S-adenosyl-L-methionine-dependent methyltransferases superfamily protein (S-adenosyl-L-methionine-dependent methyltransferases superfamily protein; INVOLVED IN: biological_process unknown; LOCATED IN: endomembrane system; EXPRESSED IN: 17 plant structures; EXPRESSED DURING: 9 growth stages; CONTAINS InterPro DOMAIN/s: Protein of unknown function DUF248, methyltransferase putative (InterPro:IPR004159); BEST Arabidopsis thaliana protein match is: S-adenosyl-L-methionine-dependent methyltransferases superfamily protein (TAIR:AT2G40280.1); Has 1162 Blast hits to 1119 proteins in 165 species: Archae - 0; Bacteria - 246; Metazoa - 1; Fungi - 5; Plants - 904; Viruses - 0; Other Eukaryotes - 6 (source: NCBI BLink).): protein MIKNIFQSRKLSGLCVLSILLVSVTILLLTNDTIDLFPYLSLPYLPRSSLSVIPTSTPISSPTNDSSPPLESPVNQTRVDDHPDDQGLELDWLKDDKQWNVSLKIDWKRCESPDYIPCLDNTKAIKKLKSKRNMEHRERHCPERSPKCLVPLPQHYKVPLPWPQSRDMIWYDNVPHPKLVEYKKDQNWVRKSGPFFVFPGGGTQFKDGVIHYINFIQKTLPILDWGKKVRVVLDVGCGVASFGGTLLDKNVITMSFAPKDEHEAQIQFALERGIPATLAVIGTQKLPFPDNAYDVIHCARCRVHWHGYGGRPLLELNRVLRPGGFFVWSATPVYQHDEGHRNVWKTMESLTTSMCWKVVARTRFTKVGFVIYQKPDSDSCYESRKNKDPPLCIEEETKKNSSWYTPLLTCLPKLPVSPIGKWPSGWPERLTETPVSLFREQRSEESFREDSKLWSGVMSNIYLYSLAINWTRIHNVMDMNAGYGGFAAALINKPLWVMNVIPVEGEDTLSTIFDRGLIGIYHDWCESFNTYPRSYDLLHSSFLFTNLSQRCDLMEVVVEIDRILRPGGYLAVQDTVEMLKKLNPILLSLRWSTNLYRGKFLVGLKSSWRP from the exons ATGATCAAGAACATCTTCCAAAGTCGGAAACTCTCAGGTCTCTGTGTTCTCTCAATCTTGCTCGTATCAGTCACAATCCTCCTCTTGACCAATGATACCATCGATCTCTTCCCTTACTTGTCTCTCCCTTATCTCCCTCGATCTTCTCTCTCCGTCATCCCTACCTCCACGCCAATCTCGAGTCCCACCAACGACTCATCACCTCCTCTGGAATCACCGGTTAATCAAACCCGAGTCGATGATCATCCTGATGATCAAGGTTTGGAATTGGATTGGCTTAAAGATGACAAACAATGGAACGTGAGTTTGAAGATAGATTGGAAGAGATGTGAGAGTCCAGATTACATACCGTGTTTGGATAACACAAAAGCTATCAAGAAACTTAAGTCGAAGAGAAACATGGAGCACAGAGAGAGACATTGTCCTGAGCGTTCACCAAAATGTTTGGTTCCTTTGCCACAACATTACAAAGTTCCTCTTCCTTGGCCTCAGAGTAGAGACATG ATTTGGTATGATAATGTTCCTCATCCGAAACTTGTAGAATACAAGAAAGATCAGAATTGGGTTCGTAAATCTGGACCTTTCTTTGTCTTCCCTGGAGGTGGAACTCAATTCAAAGACGGTGTTATTCACTACATCAACTTCAtacaaaag aCGTTACCTATTCTTGATTGGGGGAAGAAAGTAAGAGTGGTTCTAGATGTTGGTTGTGGTGTGGCTAGCTTTGGTGGGACTTTACTTGATAAGAACGTTATCACAATGTCATTTGCTCCTAAAGACGAACACGAAGCTCAGATTCAGTTCGCACTGGAACGAGGGATTCCCGCTACACTCGCTGTTATTGGAACTCAAAAGCTTCCTTTTCCTGATAATGCTTACGACGTAATCCATTGCGCTAGATGCAGAGTCCATTGGCATGGATACG GTGGTAGACCACTTTTGGAACTTAACCGGGTTCTAAGGCCTGGagggttttttgtttggtcagCTACACCAGTTTATCAACACGACGAAGGGCACCGTAATGTTTGGAAAA CAATGGAGTCTTTGACTACATCAATGTGTTGGAAAGTTGTGGCTAGAACTCGATTCACTAAAGTTGGATTCGTGATTTACCAGAAACCAGACTCAGATTCTTGTTATGAATCTCGTAAAAACAAAGATCCGCCTCTCTGCATTGAAGAAGAGACCAAGAAGAACAGTTCATG GTACACTCCTCTGCTTACTTGTCTACCGAAACTACCGGTCAGTCCAATAGGGAAATGGCCTTCCGGTTGGCCTGAGAGGTTAACGGAGACACCGGTTAGCCTCTTTAGAGAGCAGAGGAGTGAAGAGAGTTTCAGAGAAGACAGCAAACTCTGGTCTGGAGTCATGTCTAATATCTACCTATATAGTTTAGCTATAAACTGGACTAGGATTCACAATGTTATGGACATGAACGCTGGTTATGGAGG ATTTGCGGCTGCTCTTATAAACAAACCTCTGTGGGTGATGAATGTGATTCCTGTAGAAGGTGAAGACACGTTATCGACGATTTTTGATAGAGGTTTGATAGGGATATACCATGATTGGTGTGAGTCGTTCAATACATACCCAAGATCATATGATCTCTTGCACTCTAGTTTCCTTTTTACCAATCTTTCTCAAAG GTGTGATTTGATGGAGGTGGTAGTGGAAATAGACCGAATACTAAGACCAGGAGGGTATCTTGCGGTGCAAGACACTGTCGAAATGCTAAAGAAGCTAAACCCTATTCTTTTATCACTCCGATGGTCAACGAATCTGTACAGAGGCAAATTCCTTGTTGGCTTGAAATCTTCTTGGCGTCCTTAA